In Leptospira stimsonii, a single window of DNA contains:
- a CDS encoding TetR family transcriptional regulator yields MTLSHYIMTSGHIKMTQSHSQDQKRRLEMEKGIVFVERVLIDGKEESEIQNRSERNRMKTRAVKDDDKKVKKELLIRAAIALFNKSSFEKISMDQIAKKAGVAKGTLYLYFRTKEELFLEIHRTDYEVWFDSFLNFLRSKKSGINAAELASWITESLRENQRVVRLMAIGSALLEKNVAFESALQLKTSVRKHVLEIVPELCRVLKWKKTEEGLNFLTHLHALIVGLWHHAEPAPIVSKVLQSSSDFVVFQIDFFQILESGIRALVLGSQKDS; encoded by the coding sequence ATGACTTTGAGTCACTATATAATGACTTCCGGTCATATTAAAATGACCCAAAGTCATAGTCAAGATCAAAAACGACGTTTAGAAATGGAAAAGGGGATTGTTTTTGTGGAGCGCGTTTTGATAGATGGAAAAGAAGAATCGGAAATTCAAAATCGATCCGAAAGAAACAGAATGAAAACCCGGGCAGTAAAAGACGATGACAAGAAAGTTAAGAAAGAGCTTTTAATTCGGGCCGCGATCGCCTTATTCAACAAATCCTCTTTCGAAAAAATATCGATGGATCAGATCGCAAAAAAAGCGGGCGTTGCCAAAGGGACTCTCTATCTCTATTTTAGAACCAAAGAAGAGCTCTTTTTGGAAATTCATAGAACGGACTACGAGGTTTGGTTTGATTCTTTTTTAAACTTTCTTCGCTCCAAAAAGTCCGGGATAAACGCGGCAGAGCTTGCTTCTTGGATTACCGAATCCTTGCGGGAAAATCAGAGAGTGGTTCGTTTGATGGCGATCGGTTCCGCTCTTTTGGAAAAGAACGTTGCTTTTGAAAGCGCTCTTCAACTGAAAACTTCTGTTCGCAAACACGTTCTGGAAATTGTTCCGGAGCTCTGTAGAGTTCTGAAGTGGAAGAAGACGGAGGAGGGATTGAACTTTCTCACACATCTTCACGCACTGATCGTGGGACTCTGGCATCACGCGGAACCCGCTCCGATCGTTTCCAAGGTTCTTCAGTCTTCTTCCGATTTCGTCGTTTTCCAGATCGATTTTTTTCAAATCTTGGAGTCCGGGATCCGCGCGCTGGTTCTTGGTTCGCAGAAAGATTCTTAA
- a CDS encoding metal-dependent hydrolase encodes MTEETKRQKRNLKPIDANRPTVRKMDFEKMGDLPEHYFAGNSFITHIINSYHILFPEGERFFIKSVKAFSDQVKDPKLKTSIQAFIGQEVQHGKEHEKVLEVLAKQGKPVSRFVRFFEWSAFQVMLPFFEFFFGKKLKLSVTAGMEHYTATMGEITLRHGFHEHAYGEMRDLLLWHACEEIEHKSVAYDVLQTVSKSYLLRIFGFFLASWIFWGYVAFFQHWFIITDPNVGLKKYFRDLNASRPFGRILFTETAKAFFLYLKPSFHPAQTGGYELANRALATI; translated from the coding sequence ATGACCGAAGAAACAAAACGACAGAAGCGGAATTTAAAACCGATCGACGCAAATCGACCCACTGTTCGAAAGATGGATTTTGAAAAAATGGGAGATCTCCCCGAACACTATTTCGCGGGAAATTCTTTTATCACGCATATCATCAACTCTTATCATATTCTTTTTCCCGAGGGAGAACGGTTTTTTATAAAAAGCGTCAAGGCGTTTTCGGATCAGGTGAAGGATCCGAAATTAAAAACTTCCATCCAAGCTTTCATAGGACAGGAAGTTCAGCATGGTAAAGAACACGAAAAAGTTTTGGAGGTTCTCGCAAAACAAGGAAAGCCGGTGAGTCGTTTCGTTCGTTTTTTCGAATGGAGCGCGTTTCAAGTGATGCTTCCATTCTTTGAATTCTTCTTTGGAAAAAAATTGAAACTCTCCGTTACCGCCGGCATGGAACACTACACGGCTACGATGGGGGAAATCACACTGAGACATGGCTTTCACGAACACGCTTATGGAGAAATGAGAGATCTCCTTCTCTGGCACGCCTGCGAGGAAATAGAACACAAGTCGGTCGCGTATGATGTTCTGCAGACGGTTTCTAAAAGTTATCTCTTGAGAATTTTCGGATTCTTCCTCGCTTCCTGGATCTTTTGGGGATACGTCGCCTTTTTTCAACACTGGTTTATCATCACGGATCCGAACGTGGGTCTCAAAAAATATTTTCGGGATCTCAATGCTTCTCGACCTTTTGGGAGGATCCTCTTTACGGAAACGGCGAAGGCGTTCTTTCTCTATTTGAAACCGAGTTTTCATCCTGCCCAGACGGGAGGATACGAACTTGCGAACAGAGCTCTCGCAACAATATAA
- a CDS encoding response regulator produces MKNEATIDTFPRVMILEDDDLLRNTMIHMSKKIGVEYCEAKDGKQALSKVEEFKPDVFFVDLEMPVMDGKEFISKMKENSPESLFVVMTAHSEPHTIIETMNLGVFDYILKPIDATHYKDLLKQVSEELKRRRVIQLFEEESNLRLKEQLGWVSYKRSRVTDLDSMIELSRTTLNNIKYALLSGGGIGTLISLVKMIKSSANKVDSNYVISSDLVDMLYESSDYIEKNINRLEESLTLLHREVAPHLKRVTVSHLIEKLTEHFQTFSLNEKEYLETKGLTFRMPNVNHNHYQDSVMIDLDSFLMIFYELLVNALKYSDKNGEVDVYFSSKSGLFNLYVKNNFDSKYLSGISAEQESLVKQPFYRLAKFLDESVKTEGVFSGLGLTLVDIIARKHGGSFGIKNVTDHTISDKPETVVLAAITLPVC; encoded by the coding sequence TTGAAGAACGAAGCAACGATTGATACTTTTCCAAGAGTAATGATTCTCGAAGACGACGATCTCCTTCGAAATACGATGATTCACATGTCCAAAAAGATCGGTGTGGAATATTGCGAGGCCAAAGACGGAAAACAAGCTCTCTCGAAGGTGGAAGAATTTAAACCGGATGTTTTTTTCGTGGATCTGGAAATGCCGGTCATGGACGGGAAAGAATTTATTTCAAAGATGAAGGAGAATTCGCCAGAATCTCTATTTGTCGTTATGACCGCACACTCGGAACCGCATACGATCATCGAAACGATGAATCTCGGCGTTTTTGATTACATCCTAAAGCCGATCGACGCGACACATTACAAAGATCTACTAAAGCAGGTTTCGGAAGAGCTCAAAAGAAGAAGGGTCATTCAACTTTTCGAAGAAGAATCAAACCTTCGTTTAAAGGAGCAATTGGGTTGGGTTTCGTATAAGCGCTCAAGGGTCACCGATTTGGATTCGATGATCGAACTTTCGAGAACCACGCTCAATAACATCAAATACGCGCTCTTGAGCGGCGGTGGAATCGGAACTCTAATCAGTTTGGTAAAAATGATCAAGTCCTCTGCCAACAAAGTAGATTCAAATTACGTAATATCCTCCGATTTGGTCGATATGCTCTACGAGAGTAGCGATTACATCGAAAAAAACATCAATCGTCTCGAGGAAAGTTTAACCTTGTTACATAGGGAAGTAGCACCTCATTTGAAAAGAGTGACGGTCTCCCATTTGATCGAAAAACTCACCGAACATTTTCAAACATTTTCATTGAATGAGAAGGAATATTTGGAAACGAAGGGGCTTACCTTTCGAATGCCGAATGTAAATCACAATCATTATCAGGATTCCGTAATGATCGATCTTGATTCCTTTCTTATGATTTTTTACGAACTCTTAGTGAATGCGTTGAAGTATTCGGATAAAAACGGGGAAGTAGACGTTTACTTTTCTTCCAAGTCCGGTTTGTTCAATCTCTATGTAAAAAATAATTTCGATTCTAAATACCTTTCCGGAATTTCCGCCGAGCAAGAGTCGCTCGTGAAACAACCTTTTTACCGTTTGGCGAAATTCTTAGATGAGAGCGTAAAGACGGAAGGAGTTTTTTCCGGATTGGGTCTTACCCTTGTTGATATCATCGCAAGAAAACACGGAGGTAGTTTCGGGATCAAAAACGTTACGGATCACACGATTTCCGATAAACCGGAAACCGTGGTTCTTGCGGCGATCACTTTGCCTGTTTGTTGA
- a CDS encoding leucyl aminopeptidase family protein — protein sequence MKLDKNKIQISIGKNTSKSFYKLQVLFKDHFPENLKTKFALQTSSGIFTGDYGQTFSDEAEKILYLGLGESSKVKTRSVAQLFFSFGEKLRKWDGVGLEIHLPKILTTALPADILVYQIVNSLEQGAFAINVLSKEFRENSKKTGSVSFILQDAAKAKDAEKGLKRGKIVSRYINGARYIAHLPANHFTPEEFVSRSKEIAKDNTLKITVFDEPQLKKEKMGGILAVCEGSDKKAKMIILEYTPAKPTTKKKLAIIGKGLTFDSGGISIKPAQDMHEMKYDMCGAAAAIHAIGAIAELGLGVPVIAAIGVAENMPDASALKPGDVYTAHNGITVEVQNTDAEGRLVLGDVLSYVGKKFKPDYMLDLATLTGAIIISLGHEAAGVMSNSEPLTALLKEASQTSDERIWEMPLWEEYAEELKSDIADVRNIASRAGGSLSAAKFLEKFVESGIAWAHIDIAGAAWRKKGSGTQIGNGPTGYGVRLLVDLAEKIGKKK from the coding sequence ATGAAACTGGATAAGAATAAGATCCAAATCTCGATCGGCAAAAATACTTCGAAGTCTTTCTATAAATTACAGGTTCTCTTCAAAGATCATTTTCCGGAGAATCTCAAAACAAAATTCGCCCTTCAGACATCGTCCGGTATTTTTACGGGAGATTACGGCCAAACCTTTTCCGATGAAGCCGAGAAAATCCTCTATCTTGGATTAGGCGAATCCTCCAAAGTAAAAACGAGAAGTGTCGCACAACTCTTCTTTTCCTTCGGAGAAAAGCTCCGGAAATGGGACGGAGTTGGACTGGAGATTCATCTTCCGAAAATTCTTACAACCGCGCTTCCCGCGGATATCCTCGTCTATCAAATCGTTAACTCCTTAGAACAAGGTGCATTTGCGATCAATGTACTTTCGAAAGAATTTCGCGAGAATTCCAAAAAGACGGGATCGGTTTCTTTCATTCTTCAAGACGCCGCGAAAGCGAAGGACGCAGAAAAAGGGCTAAAACGAGGGAAGATTGTTAGTCGTTATATCAACGGTGCCCGTTATATCGCTCATCTTCCCGCCAATCATTTTACTCCGGAAGAATTCGTGTCTCGCTCCAAGGAAATCGCAAAAGACAACACATTGAAGATTACCGTCTTCGACGAACCTCAACTCAAAAAAGAGAAGATGGGTGGGATTCTCGCCGTCTGCGAAGGCTCGGATAAAAAAGCGAAGATGATCATTTTGGAATATACGCCCGCAAAACCGACCACGAAGAAAAAACTTGCGATCATTGGAAAAGGTCTTACTTTCGATTCCGGCGGAATCAGCATCAAACCGGCGCAAGACATGCACGAAATGAAATATGATATGTGCGGAGCCGCGGCGGCAATTCACGCAATCGGTGCAATCGCAGAACTCGGATTAGGCGTCCCTGTTATCGCGGCGATCGGAGTTGCGGAAAATATGCCGGACGCTTCCGCGCTCAAACCGGGCGACGTCTACACGGCACACAACGGAATTACTGTAGAAGTTCAAAATACGGACGCGGAAGGTCGTTTGGTTTTAGGAGACGTTCTTTCTTACGTTGGAAAAAAATTCAAACCCGACTATATGTTGGATCTTGCGACACTTACGGGCGCGATCATCATTTCTTTAGGCCATGAAGCCGCGGGTGTGATGAGTAACTCGGAACCATTGACCGCGCTTCTCAAAGAGGCTTCTCAAACTTCCGATGAAAGAATCTGGGAAATGCCTCTCTGGGAAGAATATGCGGAAGAACTCAAAAGCGATATCGCTGACGTTCGTAATATCGCGAGCAGGGCGGGCGGTTCTCTTTCTGCGGCAAAATTCTTAGAAAAATTTGTAGAATCCGGGATCGCATGGGCTCATATCGACATCGCCGGCGCCGCTTGGAGAAAGAAAGGATCCGGAACTCAAATCGGAAACGGACCAACCGGATACGGCGTCCGTTTGCTCGTAGATCTAGCCGAAAAAATCGGAAAGAAAAAATAA
- the bcp gene encoding thioredoxin-dependent thiol peroxidase: protein MTELKVGSKAPGFTGLNEKGEKVKLSDLAGPKGTVLYFYPKDQTPGCTTEACDFRDNFARIKKTGFNVVGVSKDTVKSHQKFIEKQELNFTLISDEDGKICEAFDVWHLKKFMGRESMGIVRSTFLIGADGKILKVYPKVSVKGHVDEILADIKALEKK from the coding sequence ATGACTGAACTCAAAGTTGGTTCCAAGGCCCCCGGTTTTACAGGGCTCAACGAAAAAGGCGAAAAAGTAAAACTCTCCGATCTGGCGGGCCCGAAAGGAACGGTCCTCTATTTTTATCCCAAGGATCAAACCCCTGGTTGTACGACCGAAGCATGCGATTTTCGAGACAATTTTGCGAGAATCAAAAAGACGGGATTCAACGTAGTCGGAGTTTCCAAAGATACCGTAAAATCTCATCAGAAATTCATTGAAAAGCAGGAGCTAAACTTCACCTTGATCTCAGACGAGGATGGAAAGATCTGCGAAGCCTTTGACGTCTGGCATCTTAAAAAATTTATGGGAAGGGAATCGATGGGAATCGTTCGTTCCACCTTCCTCATCGGCGCAGACGGAAAAATTCTAAAAGTTTATCCGAAGGTCAGCGTCAAAGGACACGTGGATGAAATCCTCGCAGATATCAAAGCTCTGGAGAAAAAATGA
- a CDS encoding LysR family transcriptional regulator, with protein sequence MDIPSLRIFREVVREGSFTRAAEKLHFVQSNVTARIQVMEKELKTSLFLRSKSGASLTAKGKILYDYSERILALTEEAERALSESGIPEGPLEIGSGQTTASVRLPSILSKYHLKFPKVRLSLRQGNTEDLVRAVLENQLDGAFVYEGFPHSQFLETPAFQENLVIVAPNTMKRNEVVSSWKQLSILTFKSGCTFRNRLDQWIQEQSLPPGKRIEFDSLDAILSCVISGMGISLLPESYLNERRQKKFVTILPLSSKLRKIRTVFIRNRELKSGNSLNEFVRMFEK encoded by the coding sequence ATGGATATTCCTTCGTTAAGAATCTTTAGAGAAGTGGTAAGAGAAGGCAGTTTTACGCGAGCGGCCGAAAAACTCCACTTCGTGCAATCAAACGTTACCGCGCGGATTCAAGTTATGGAAAAAGAACTCAAGACGAGCTTATTTCTGAGATCAAAAAGCGGCGCATCTTTGACGGCGAAGGGAAAAATTCTTTATGACTATAGTGAAAGAATTCTGGCTCTTACAGAAGAAGCAGAAAGAGCACTTTCCGAGTCCGGAATTCCGGAAGGGCCCTTGGAGATAGGCTCGGGACAAACGACTGCTTCGGTAAGACTTCCTTCGATTCTTTCCAAATACCATTTAAAATTCCCTAAAGTTCGACTTTCTTTGAGACAAGGTAATACGGAAGACTTGGTGAGAGCGGTTTTAGAAAATCAATTGGACGGAGCATTCGTCTACGAAGGTTTTCCACATTCGCAATTCTTAGAAACGCCCGCCTTTCAAGAGAATCTTGTAATCGTAGCACCGAATACGATGAAACGAAATGAAGTTGTTTCCTCTTGGAAACAACTTTCGATTCTAACTTTTAAGTCGGGATGTACATTTCGAAATCGATTGGATCAGTGGATCCAAGAACAATCCCTTCCACCGGGAAAAAGAATCGAGTTCGATTCCTTGGACGCGATTCTTTCTTGTGTAATTTCCGGAATGGGAATTTCTCTTCTACCGGAATCTTATCTCAATGAAAGAAGGCAGAAGAAATTCGTTACAATACTTCCCCTCTCTTCGAAACTTCGCAAAATTAGAACCGTCTTTATTAGGAATCGTGAATTAAAATCGGGAAATTCGTTAAACGAATTCGTGAGAATGTTTGAAAAATAG
- a CDS encoding cysteine hydrolase family protein, translating to MKKYVRTQIAFFLLLVWNCSPPTNLRVSAPPASGTTALLILDVQMDFFPGGKFELDGANKAASKGENVLHYFREKKLPVFHIQHVSTRKGATFFFPGTPGVEFHSSHTPIAGESVIVKHTVNPFLNTNLLKELQEKNVSRLVIFGMMTHMVVDSTVRAAFDLGYKDIVVISDASATRALKFESNSITAEQIHGAFLSALGYIFAKISTASEFLKEESDRNQ from the coding sequence ATGAAAAAATATGTAAGAACGCAAATCGCCTTTTTTCTTCTTCTCGTCTGGAATTGTTCTCCGCCGACGAACCTAAGAGTGAGCGCTCCGCCTGCATCGGGTACAACCGCACTATTGATATTGGATGTTCAGATGGATTTCTTTCCGGGCGGAAAATTTGAGTTGGATGGGGCTAACAAAGCCGCTTCCAAAGGAGAAAACGTCCTCCATTACTTTCGGGAGAAAAAACTTCCGGTCTTTCATATTCAGCACGTATCGACAAGAAAAGGGGCGACTTTCTTTTTTCCCGGAACTCCCGGAGTAGAATTTCATTCCAGTCATACACCGATCGCTGGAGAAAGCGTGATCGTAAAACATACGGTGAATCCGTTTCTGAATACGAATCTTTTGAAAGAATTACAGGAGAAAAATGTGAGCCGTCTGGTGATCTTCGGAATGATGACTCACATGGTCGTAGATTCAACTGTCCGGGCGGCCTTCGACCTCGGATACAAGGATATCGTGGTCATTTCGGATGCGTCCGCAACCCGGGCCTTAAAATTTGAATCAAATTCTATCACGGCAGAACAAATACACGGAGCTTTTTTATCCGCACTGGGTTATATATTTGCAAAGATTTCGACCGCCTCTGAATTCTTAAAAGAGGAATCGGATCGAAACCAGTAG